The Oryctolagus cuniculus chromosome 12, mOryCun1.1, whole genome shotgun sequence genomic interval cgttctctctctgtccctctgcctttcaaataaataacaaacatatcctaaaaaaaaaaaaaaaattagaggaagTAAAGTCTGAGAAGTTAGCTAACTTGCaaccggtgccatggtgcagtaggttaatcctctgcttgtggcgccgccggcatctcatatgggcaagggttctagccccggttgctcctcttccaatccagctctctgctatggcctgggagagcagtggaggatggcccaagtccttgggcccccacacccatgtgggagactgggaagaagcccctggctactggcttcagattggcgcagctctggccgttgcagccattggggggtgaaccaatggaaggtagacctttctcggccggtgccgcggctcactaggctaatcctccacctgcagcaccggtaccgcgggttctagccccggttggggcaccagattctgtcccagttgctcttcttccagtccagctctctgctgtggcgcgggagtgcagtggaggatggcccaagtgcttgggccctgcacccgcatgggataccaggaggaagcacctggctcctggcttcagatcagcacagagcACCGGCCGCAATGTAccaaccgtagtggccatttggggggtgaaccaacggaagaaggaagacctttctctctctctctctctctctctctctctctctctctcattgtctaactgcctgtcaaaaacaaacaaacaaaaaaaaacctttctctctttctacctctcactgtctgtaactctctcagataaaataaataaaatctttaaaagaaattttaaaaaaagttaactaaCTTGCTCAGAGGAAAAAATAGCACATCTGTGATTGGAATATGGCCCCCGGGACTTCTGCTTTCTACTGCTAACAGAGTAACAGGAACTAAATTTGCTCTCctgcctttaaaattttaaaacaaacaaacaaaaaatttgcaACAACAGTTTCAGACACTGGACAGACAAAAGGCAGCACAGGACAGTGCTTCCTGCGAAGAAACAGAAGAGCTGAGTCTCACTGTTGCCACGGAGAGTTTGCAGACAGCAGCacaaagaggggaagagaggaggaaccCTGAGATGCACTGAGTCGAGGAGACAGAGCTCGTAATTTGAGCAAATGACGGTGGCAGAATTTACCGAGGAgagtcatggagagagagaattctggaGATCTGAAGTGCGTTTTCCCCGAGTCTTCTACTCAGTCCTGATCAGCATGTACCAAGGCCAAGGAAAGGTGGAGTGACTGCCAGGGCTGACCCGTGAGACTGGCAGCACTTCCCTCCTCCAGTGCCGGGGAGGAGAAACCTCACAATCAGGGCATCAGCTCCAGTCCTCAGAAACCTGTTGCCCCAGAACTGCGTTCAAATGAGCCTCAAATTAAAGgctgctctggggtgggggttTGGTGCTGTGTTTGAGATGCCCATGTCTCCTACAgagcctggggttgagtcctggctctggtctgctTCTAatcccagcattcctgctaatgtgcaccctgggaggtaacaggggATAACTCAGTGTcagtgggtctctgccacccatgttggggaccctgatagagctccaggctcctggctctgacaggcatttagggggtgaactagcagatgggagatagtATTCTGTCTgtccttttgcctttcaaataaaatgaaaataaatttaaaaaaaatttaaaggtcaagcattgtgtcacagtggcTTGAGCTGTCTCTTGGGATGCCCttatcccattttggagtacttGGGATCcggtcctagctctgcttctgatccagtttcctgctcgtgtgcctgggaagcaacagatgatagctctctgacttgggttctgccacccacatggaattctaggctcctgcctttggcctggcccaggcctgattgttgtgagcatttgggcagtgaacaagtaagccgaagatctctctccccttctctatttctctttctctttccacttGTCTTTAAGATAAGTGAAAAACTTTGCAAAGtaccttttatttctcttgtcCAGTCATTATACTGAAGAAATAGTGCATGGCATCTTTAAGGTTTAATTTATGGCAAACATTTCTGTCCCTAGAGATCAGTACTGTTGTATAATCAGGGATCTTGGGAACTGGGTTACAGGGGACCAAAACCCAATTCCATCCAGTGAAAAGGAGGATTTATTGGACAGATCCTGGAATAGCTCACAAAATTGAGGAATGCCGTGTGTATTAGTGCCTTATTGCTGCTGTACCCAATTGCCACAAACTCAGAGGCTGAAAATGCAACTACattagctcatagttttggaggtcaTGTGTAAGGAAGAGTTTTCACTAAAATCATGGTGTGGGCAGAGCTGCATTCCTTCTGGAGGCCCTAAGGGAGAATTTATTTCCTTGCCTTTCCCAGCTTTTAGAGACTGGctgcattccttggctcatgACCTGCTGGTCTCATCTCAAAACCAGCAATGTCAGGCCAAGCCTTCCTCATGCTACCGACTGTCtgctcttctctctttgtctccttctctctatttaaatttatttgaaaggcagagaaacagacatagaTGTTCTAACCACCTGTTcatccccaagtgcctgcaagagtctaggctgggccaagctgaaactgggagccaggaactcagtctgggtctcccacatgaatggcagagacccagtcacttgaacTGTCAACTGcttcctcctagggtgtgcattaacagtgTTACTAgagatggctggaacagaggtccttgtcttcatgcaagaaaagaatttcagacatGGGAAAGAGTGTCAGTAAGCAAggtagcaaagtttaatgaagaggCAAGCAACTCAATAAAGAACTGAGAACCCAGTCTGCATTCACATtggaggttttttattttttaagactgatttatttatttgaaagtcagagttacaaagagagaggaagagaaaaagaaagagaaagagagctctacCATCCGCTTGTTCTCTTTCCAAATgattgcaaaggctggggctggtccaagtcaaaaccaagagccaggagctccatcaacatctcccacatgggtgcaggggcccaagaacttgggctgtcttcagaTACTTCCCcgggccattagaagggagctggatcacaagtggagcagctgggtctcaaatcagtgcccacatgggatgccagcatcacaggcagtagctttaccttctatgccacagtgcccacacattggagttttttttttttttttgatttttaattacttgaaagtttcatgtttttatttagctTTCTGACTCTGTGCTTGTGCCTTCAACACTTTCACAACAATTTTCTGCTCCTCGATAAGGAAAGCACGCTTGATCCTGTCACGGACACATTTAGCACACATGGAACCACCATAAGCCCTGCTGACGTGTTTTTTGGTTTTAGACAATCTCATCAGGACTTTAGGTCTCACAGCACGAACCCCACGAAGTCTGCCTGGGCACACACCACATGCAGATTTTGGTGCCTTCCCAACCTTCTTAGTATAAAGGTGAACAATTCTGTTACCAGGAGTTCGGGACAGTCTGGTTTTGTTGGAGGCTGTATTGTAGGAGAGCCTCCGGCGGTACGTCAAACGCTGGACCATTGTGGCTGCCTCTAAGCACCGTCCTGGAAGAGACATTGGAGTTTTTATATGTATGGACCagtgtttctcttctctcttcctccttcttctggGATACTGCTGGATGGAGGGCTTTCTGAGCATTTGGTTTGTGGAATTCTTTGCCCGGGATTTTATCAGTGTTGTGTTATTGCAACTAACAGCTCCCCAAGATTTCCCCCAGCTGCCCCTGGGGTAGGTCTGGGACCCATCTTAAAAAGGGCTGGTCTGCTTCAGAGCCCAGAATtctcatttttgttcttcagctcCTCTCACACACAGGCTAATGTCTAACTTCCCACCGAAccgcaggaagctgtatcagaagcagagtcactgGGGTGCATGCATCCCTAGCATCAGCTTAATAacctccccagatgtctgccctGTATCTGTGGCTTACTGGAGCCTGCACCGTCCTCTTGCCTTTCTTTTTGTTGTGAAAGCCTGGCTTAGACAATGGAGGTAAGTGCAGCTTTTCTTTCCAAGTAAAGACCTCACTTCTCCATTGCTACCTAACCCTTCACAGAACAGGAGTTAGGGGGAAATCCTCCCCTCCTACTTACATTAGTAACAGGCAGACATCAGCCTATGTGTGAGAGGAGCTATAGAGAAAACTGTGAATTTTTGTGCCGTCCAATGAGGAAGAAGTGCAGAAGCACACTTTGGAAGCAGACTAGCATTTGCACATCAAAAGACGTGCCCACAACCAACAACCTGGTTAGATAGGTCCCAGCCCTTTCCCAGGGGTGCTTAGGGGAATCTTCCCTGCCCTACACCAAGGGCTATTAGATCTAATAACTGCGCTGATAAAGCCCTGGGAAGAATGCTACAAATTACACACTCAGAAATCCCGCAATATCCCAGAAGAGAGAGTGGGGAGAAGAAATGATGGGCCTATAGGCATTTCTATAAAACtccatctttactgcttttccaggccatgacagagagctggactggaagaggggcagccgggactagaattggctaGAACCAGGCAGTCTAAAGCAGCCTGggctatcatttctttttttttaacaggcagagtggacagtgagagagagagagagagagaaaggtcttcctttgccgttggttcaccctccaatggccgctgcggccggcgtaatgtgctgatccaaaggcaagagccaggtgcttctcctggtctcccatggggtgcagggcccaagcacttgggccatcctctactgcactccctgtccacagcagagagctggcctggaagaggggcaaccgggacagaatctgttgccccgaccgggactagaacccggtgtgccggcgctgcaaggcggaggattagcctagagagccgcggcgccggccgggctaTCATTTCTATCTTGAGATGCTcacctggtctgtcaggtgtatTTTCATCAAGCTTGGCTAGTGTGCTGACTGCCGCTCTCTGTATCACCTGTGAAATTGCTTTCTTGGATGAAGACAAGCTACTCTGCACAGGGTTATCCCAGCAATTCTaaagctttttcttttcaaagtcaCACTTCGCAGTCTCAAGACCAGCCCTCATCCAGTGGGCCTGTGACAAGTTTCCCACTGCACCTCAAGTTCTGTCTTTatctttttggtgtttttttttttttaagatttattttctctatttgaaaagttgagttacagagaaaggtagagacagagagaagtcttccacctgctggttcactccccaaagccaggagcttcttctgggtctcccacataggtgcaggtacccaagcactggagccatctctTTCCCGGGTGCTcttccagctgctttcccaggcccattagcagggagctcggtcaaaagtggagcagccgagactcaaactggtgcccatttgggatgctggcactgcaggccagggccttaaccagatacaccacagggctggccctctGTCTTTATCTTTAATCTGCTTACCTCCAGTGACCTCGGCCTCTCCC includes:
- the LOC100354714 gene encoding large ribosomal subunit protein eL34, producing the protein MVQRLTYRRRLSYNTASNKTRLSRTPGNRIVHLYTKKVGKAPKSACGVCPGRLRGVRAVRPKVLMRLSKTKKHVSRAYGGSMCAKCVRDRIKRAFLIEEQKIVVKVLKAQAQSQKAK